In one window of Opitutus sp. GAS368 DNA:
- a CDS encoding glycosyltransferase family 2 protein, with product MTPALSFVIPLYYSADTLAPLVKEIEALSIEGGHELVLVNDGSRDATAGVCRELLRDARIPMIFVNHARNYGEHNAVLTGYRHARGAYIVNLDDDGQNPPAEAVKLWQHAKREGLDAVYGRYAQKEHSVFRNLGSWLTNRMTDWVLDKPKGFYLSSFRCVSAFVAKEVAAHDGPYPYIDGLILQVTQNIGALEVHHAERTAGESGYTLRRLLRLWLSTFVNFSVMPLRLATLLGLIMAAAGLCGLLFVFYLRYTNKGPDYGWGSLMGALLVFSGTQLVVLGLIGEYIGRMFLTVNRRPQSVVRSVERAG from the coding sequence ATGACGCCCGCCCTGAGTTTTGTCATCCCGCTCTACTACAGCGCGGACACCCTCGCCCCGCTGGTGAAAGAGATCGAGGCGCTGTCGATCGAGGGCGGCCACGAACTGGTGCTGGTCAACGATGGCAGCCGCGACGCCACGGCCGGCGTGTGCCGCGAGCTGCTGCGCGACGCCCGCATCCCGATGATCTTCGTCAACCACGCGCGCAACTACGGCGAGCACAACGCCGTCCTCACCGGCTACCGGCACGCGCGCGGCGCCTACATCGTCAACCTCGACGACGACGGCCAGAATCCCCCGGCCGAGGCGGTGAAGCTCTGGCAGCACGCGAAACGCGAGGGACTCGACGCGGTCTACGGCCGCTACGCGCAGAAGGAGCACTCGGTGTTCCGGAACCTTGGCAGCTGGCTGACCAACCGGATGACGGACTGGGTGCTCGACAAGCCGAAGGGGTTTTACCTCTCCAGTTTCCGCTGCGTCAGCGCGTTCGTGGCGAAGGAGGTCGCCGCGCACGACGGACCCTATCCCTACATTGACGGACTCATCCTGCAGGTGACGCAGAACATCGGGGCGCTGGAGGTGCACCATGCGGAACGGACGGCCGGCGAAAGCGGCTACACCCTTCGCCGGCTGCTGCGGCTCTGGCTCAGCACCTTCGTCAATTTCTCCGTGATGCCGCTGCGCCTGGCGACGCTGCTGGGCCTGATCATGGCGGCGGCCGGCCTGTGCGGCCTGCTGTTTGTCTTCTACCTGCGCTACACCAACAAGGGCCCCGACTACGGCTGGGGCTCGCTGATGGGCGCGCTGCTGGTTTTTTCCGGCACGCAGCTGGTGGTGCTCGGCCTGATCGGCGAATACATCGGCCGGATGTTCCTGACCGTGAACCGCCGGCCGCAGTCGGTCGTGCGTTCGGTGGAGCGCGCGGGCTAG
- a CDS encoding glycosyltransferase family 39 protein, whose protein sequence is MFAPHRSLVMLVAVMVIGYALFLRQYTSPYAGGSDSSGYLNSAALLLTGRLTTPKPVLPGHTVAEFGIGVHVPLGFLTRVGTDEMAPTYPLGLPLHLAAFSWPFGLDWATIPLNICTALAGGGLLYLFARRVGLPPSWSLAGAAVLLLCPLYLFAATQPMSDLLASVWCLAALYAALRAREKWSWGLACGFAVAWAVLVRPTDLLLVVPVALALGLAWRSYLWVGLGGLPGAVLLAVYNDKIYGSPFITGYGDVWLSFSREFAAHNLPFFALWIPGLLTPLVVAALTAPFRPPGRQRELGVLGAWAAVLIGFYAFYYHSGETWWYLRFILPVFPALILAALVALHSFLAAAPRRKIIGPLLLAAGLAWEIAQVDRLQLLLNKSGEATYADASSWARDHLPANAAIICMQVSGALHYYTDFLVIRWEQVAAGDLLRLAQVLHAQHRPTYAVLYDFEEADARQRTGGRWTKIIKIRNATVWQVDLPIAAP, encoded by the coding sequence TTGTTCGCACCCCACCGGTCGTTGGTGATGCTGGTGGCCGTGATGGTGATCGGTTACGCCCTGTTTCTCCGGCAGTATACGTCACCCTATGCGGGCGGGTCGGATTCTTCCGGCTACCTGAACAGCGCCGCGCTGCTGCTCACCGGCCGGCTGACCACGCCCAAGCCCGTCCTCCCCGGCCACACCGTCGCGGAGTTTGGCATCGGGGTTCATGTGCCACTGGGTTTTCTGACGCGGGTGGGCACGGACGAGATGGCGCCGACCTACCCCTTGGGGCTTCCCCTGCACCTGGCCGCGTTTTCCTGGCCGTTCGGGCTCGATTGGGCGACCATCCCGCTGAACATCTGCACCGCGCTGGCCGGCGGCGGCCTGCTCTATCTGTTCGCCCGCCGGGTCGGGCTGCCTCCGTCCTGGTCCCTGGCGGGGGCGGCGGTCCTGTTGCTGTGCCCGCTGTATCTGTTCGCCGCCACGCAACCGATGAGCGACCTGCTCGCGTCGGTCTGGTGCTTGGCGGCGCTCTATGCGGCGCTGCGCGCGCGGGAGAAATGGAGCTGGGGCCTGGCCTGCGGTTTCGCCGTGGCCTGGGCGGTGCTGGTCCGGCCGACGGACCTGCTGCTTGTCGTGCCCGTCGCGCTGGCCTTGGGCCTGGCCTGGCGGTCCTACCTGTGGGTCGGATTGGGCGGCCTGCCGGGCGCCGTGCTGCTGGCCGTCTACAACGACAAGATTTACGGCTCCCCCTTCATCACCGGGTATGGCGATGTCTGGTTGTCGTTCAGCCGGGAATTTGCCGCGCACAACCTACCGTTTTTTGCGCTCTGGATCCCGGGGCTGCTGACACCCCTGGTGGTGGCGGCGCTGACCGCCCCTTTCCGGCCGCCCGGCCGGCAAAGGGAACTCGGGGTGCTCGGGGCCTGGGCCGCGGTGCTGATCGGCTTCTATGCCTTCTATTACCATTCCGGGGAAACTTGGTGGTATTTGCGCTTCATCCTCCCCGTGTTTCCCGCGCTCATTCTCGCCGCGCTGGTCGCGTTGCATTCGTTCCTGGCCGCGGCGCCCCGACGGAAAATCATCGGCCCCCTCCTGCTGGCGGCCGGCCTGGCGTGGGAGATCGCGCAGGTCGACCGGCTCCAGTTGCTGCTCAACAAATCCGGGGAAGCCACCTACGCCGATGCCTCTTCGTGGGCCCGCGACCACCTGCCGGCCAATGCCGCCATCATCTGCATGCAAGTCAGCGGCGCGCTTCACTATTACACGGACTTTCTCGTGATCCGCTGGGAACAGGTCGCGGCCGGCGACCTTCTCCGGCTGGCCCAGGTCCTGCACGCCCAGCACCGGCCGACCTACGCGGTGCTTTATGATTTCGAGGAGGCCGACGCCCGGCAACGGACCGGGGGCCGCTGGACAAAGATCATCAAGATTCGCAATGCCACCGTCTGGCAGGTCGATCTGCCGATTGCCGCACCCTGA
- the rfbB gene encoding dTDP-glucose 4,6-dehydratase → MNLLVTGGCGFIGSNFIRQRLTEKGSALTKLVNLDALTYAGNAANLADLAGDPRYVFTHGDIGDTALVAQLLTGHAIDAVANFAAESHVDRSIDSPEPFIQTNVTGTLRLLNAAKQYWTKLPEPKKAAFRFLHVSTDEVYGSLAPGAPAFTENHNFEPNSPYAASKAASDHLVRAYRHTYGLPTLTTNCSNNYGPYHFPEKLIPLMILNALEGKPLPVYGDGMQIRDWLYVEDHARAIWLVLQQGRAGETYNIGGLNEKPNIEIVKTICALLGQKAPRADGKPYESQISYVTDRPGHDRRYAIDAAKINRELGWKPLETFATGIEKTVDWYLKNRAWAADITSKKYSRERLGTKV, encoded by the coding sequence ATGAATCTCCTCGTCACCGGCGGCTGCGGTTTTATCGGCTCCAACTTCATCCGCCAGCGCCTCACGGAAAAGGGCTCGGCCCTGACGAAGCTTGTCAACCTTGACGCCCTTACCTACGCGGGCAACGCAGCCAACCTCGCCGACCTTGCGGGTGACCCGCGCTACGTTTTCACCCACGGCGATATCGGCGACACCGCCCTCGTCGCGCAGCTGCTGACCGGGCATGCCATCGACGCCGTGGCGAACTTCGCCGCCGAGTCGCACGTCGACCGCTCCATCGATTCGCCCGAGCCCTTCATCCAGACCAATGTCACCGGCACGCTCCGCCTGCTCAACGCCGCCAAGCAATACTGGACGAAGCTGCCCGAGCCGAAGAAGGCCGCGTTCCGTTTCCTGCACGTCTCGACCGACGAGGTCTACGGTTCGCTCGCGCCCGGCGCGCCGGCGTTCACGGAAAATCACAACTTCGAGCCCAACTCGCCCTACGCCGCCTCCAAGGCCGCCAGCGACCACCTCGTCCGCGCCTACCGGCACACCTACGGCCTGCCGACGCTGACCACCAACTGCTCGAACAACTACGGCCCGTATCACTTCCCGGAGAAGCTTATCCCGTTGATGATCCTCAACGCCCTCGAGGGCAAGCCACTGCCGGTCTACGGCGACGGCATGCAGATCCGCGACTGGCTCTATGTCGAGGACCACGCCCGCGCCATCTGGCTCGTGCTCCAGCAGGGCCGCGCCGGCGAGACCTACAACATCGGCGGTCTGAACGAAAAACCGAACATCGAGATCGTGAAGACGATCTGCGCCCTGCTCGGTCAGAAGGCTCCGCGCGCCGACGGGAAGCCCTACGAGTCCCAGATATCCTACGTCACCGACCGCCCCGGCCACGACCGCCGCTACGCCATTGACGCCGCCAAGATCAACCGCGAGCTCGGCTGGAAGCCGCTCGAGACCTTCGCCACCGGCATCGAAAAGACCGTGGATTGGTATTTGAAGAACCGGGCTTGGGCCGCTGATATCACCAGCAAGAAATACTCCCGCGAACGCCTCGGGACCAAGGTCTGA
- a CDS encoding DUF2029 domain-containing protein codes for MIGRWSQSLKNRGLNPVVALGYAVVVALFIWTLAQFYIPGKGLSYLIAFGARQEQARLSKIRKLDYYVTKGSDGYDAQYYVQIAMDPSLQNQALKRAVDSLPYRGRRILFAATAYAFGLGQPAWILQVFALQNVVTWFLLAALLLHWFPPRGWDNFIRWAGVMLSFGVCLSFRNALFDGPSLLLIAFGVYLLDKGRPWWSTAVFALGGLGKETNLLGSAALLPRLTDGRRAWGLAVMRGLLTALPLALWVIYIALVIGGKAGDAGARNFDLPFFAYGRKLRDVFDALPDLSAANAGPLWSLCMLVALTVQFLYLVLRPQWAQAWWRIGITYAVLLIFLGDAVWEGYPGAASRVLLPMQLAFNVLVPTGRAWWLVLVLGNLTMLAAPAALESPAGDGYVVRGPDALIYGAGRQKFSLDFEDDWYPVERLNSDYWCWSAGSADIVAHNPQAGPLLVRLRFTISADGWRTVRLRVNGLGLWASELSQHSSVDVTLNEVVLPPGESRLEFITDTPSSRLGGDPRPLAFKLQNLRVNVQQPRPAGATP; via the coding sequence ATGATCGGCCGGTGGTCACAGAGCCTGAAAAACCGGGGCCTCAACCCGGTGGTGGCGCTGGGCTATGCCGTGGTGGTGGCGCTGTTCATCTGGACGCTCGCGCAGTTCTACATCCCCGGCAAGGGCCTCAGCTACCTGATCGCGTTCGGCGCCCGGCAGGAACAGGCGCGGCTGAGCAAGATCCGCAAGCTCGACTATTATGTGACCAAGGGGTCGGACGGCTACGATGCGCAATATTATGTGCAGATCGCGATGGACCCGTCGCTGCAGAACCAGGCGCTGAAGCGCGCGGTGGACAGCCTGCCCTACCGGGGCCGCCGGATTCTCTTTGCCGCGACCGCCTACGCGTTCGGCCTGGGCCAGCCGGCGTGGATCCTGCAGGTCTTCGCGCTGCAGAACGTGGTGACCTGGTTCCTGCTCGCCGCGCTGCTGCTGCACTGGTTCCCGCCGCGGGGTTGGGACAATTTCATCCGCTGGGCCGGCGTGATGCTGTCGTTTGGGGTCTGCCTGAGTTTCCGCAACGCCCTGTTCGACGGTCCGAGCCTCCTGCTCATCGCGTTCGGCGTCTACCTGCTGGACAAGGGCCGGCCGTGGTGGTCCACCGCAGTGTTCGCCCTGGGCGGGCTGGGCAAGGAGACCAACCTGCTGGGCTCGGCGGCGCTGCTGCCGCGCCTCACCGATGGCCGCCGGGCCTGGGGCCTGGCGGTGATGCGCGGCCTGCTGACGGCGCTGCCGCTGGCGCTGTGGGTGATCTATATCGCGCTGGTGATCGGGGGAAAGGCCGGCGATGCCGGGGCGCGGAACTTCGACCTGCCGTTCTTCGCCTACGGCCGCAAGCTGCGCGATGTGTTCGACGCGCTGCCGGATTTGTCCGCGGCCAATGCCGGTCCGCTGTGGAGCCTCTGCATGTTGGTGGCACTGACGGTGCAGTTCCTCTATCTGGTGTTACGGCCGCAGTGGGCGCAGGCCTGGTGGCGCATCGGCATCACGTATGCCGTGCTGCTGATCTTCCTCGGCGACGCCGTGTGGGAGGGTTACCCCGGCGCCGCCTCCCGCGTGCTGCTGCCGATGCAGCTCGCCTTCAACGTGCTGGTGCCCACCGGCCGGGCGTGGTGGCTGGTGCTCGTGCTGGGCAACCTCACGATGCTGGCCGCGCCGGCGGCCTTGGAATCCCCGGCCGGTGACGGCTACGTGGTCCGCGGCCCCGACGCGCTGATCTACGGCGCGGGCCGGCAGAAATTCTCCCTCGATTTCGAGGACGACTGGTATCCGGTGGAGCGGCTCAACAGCGACTACTGGTGCTGGTCGGCGGGCAGCGCGGACATCGTGGCGCACAATCCACAGGCGGGGCCGCTGTTGGTGCGCCTGCGCTTCACGATCAGCGCGGACGGATGGCGCACGGTGCGGCTGCGCGTCAACGGTCTCGGCCTCTGGGCCTCCGAGCTGAGCCAGCACAGCAGTGTCGACGTGACGCTGAACGAGGTGGTGCTGCCGCCGGGGGAAAGCCGGCTGGAGTTCATCACCGACACGCCGTCCAGCCGCCTCGGAGGCGATCCGCGGCCGCTGGCCTTCAAGCTGCAGAACCTGCGGGTGAATGTGCAACAACCGCGGCCGGCGGGCGCCACGCCCTGA
- a CDS encoding glycosyltransferase family 2 protein has translation MKVSFIIPLYNCLPLTQAMLASLRETLPPGLDGEIILVDDGSTDGTRAWLKNLPAPCRTILNERNLGFAGACNRGAAAATGEIIFFLNNDLVLLPHWLEPMLAAFDRCPHAGLIGNVQLNAATGTVDHAGIYFNHQGKPAHRTDLSISTRWLGWPACREVDALTGACFGLRRTTWQRLGGFDEGFINGSEDIDLALRATATGLHHYVALTSVVRHHISASAGRNLRNEHNTWRLVQRWTQPIAALAAKDWSRHQVVTHADQSGVFDYHAVQSALAYLLLWPAPPLAVREGVAAAMAQERQRWRELLEGATPPPPLPPVRTDQI, from the coding sequence ATGAAGGTCTCGTTCATCATCCCGCTCTACAACTGCCTGCCGCTGACGCAGGCCATGCTGGCGAGCCTGCGGGAGACCCTGCCGCCCGGCCTGGATGGCGAGATCATCCTCGTGGACGACGGCAGCACCGACGGCACACGGGCGTGGCTCAAGAACCTGCCGGCCCCCTGTCGCACGATTCTCAACGAAAGGAATCTCGGCTTCGCCGGCGCCTGCAACCGCGGTGCGGCCGCGGCAACGGGCGAAATCATCTTCTTCCTCAACAACGACCTCGTGCTTCTGCCGCATTGGCTCGAGCCGATGCTCGCCGCCTTCGATCGCTGCCCGCACGCTGGCCTCATTGGCAACGTGCAGCTCAATGCCGCCACCGGCACCGTGGACCACGCGGGTATCTATTTCAACCACCAGGGCAAACCCGCCCACCGCACCGATCTGTCCATCTCCACGCGCTGGCTCGGCTGGCCGGCCTGCCGCGAGGTAGACGCGCTGACCGGCGCCTGTTTCGGCCTTCGCCGCACCACCTGGCAGCGGCTGGGCGGCTTCGATGAGGGTTTCATCAACGGCAGTGAGGACATCGACCTGGCGCTGCGTGCGACCGCGACGGGACTGCATCACTACGTCGCTCTGACGAGCGTGGTGCGGCATCACATCAGCGCCTCGGCCGGCCGCAACCTGCGCAACGAACATAACACCTGGCGGCTCGTGCAGCGCTGGACGCAGCCGATCGCCGCGCTCGCCGCCAAGGACTGGAGCCGGCACCAGGTCGTCACCCATGCCGACCAATCCGGAGTGTTCGACTATCACGCGGTTCAATCAGCGCTTGCCTATTTGTTGCTTTGGCCGGCGCCGCCGTTGGCGGTGCGCGAAGGTGTGGCGGCGGCGATGGCGCAGGAACGCCAGCGCTGGCGCGAATTGCTGGAAGGCGCCACTCCACCCCCGCCGCTTCCGCCTGTGCGGACCGACCAGATCTAG
- a CDS encoding glycosyltransferase family 4 protein: MSLRRRPKFTGLFHDDVVTDSYWIREEGKLALPPLAGVKQLALFGEVLPPDPANPTSAGELGLSVRLDGREVAAAALPPGPFRLTATLPASDRSDGQILALKLTGVAGSNLLAWLGRVTGLGALQPWRAQARNRRLRLARLEADGEVLFDFGNRASPWNAAFARRFLKLGLNLTGWFRADLGLGESVRCMARAAEADRLPLALVDLKLPCKNSLSDGTFTAQLQAANPHPVNVFHLDPPGMRDLDHHHGAGFRRGKYNIGYWAWELPEFPDAWIHFSDYCDEVWAPSRFAAEAIAQKVPVPVLTMPHAITFARPAGDFRAKYDLPVDQFLFLILYDLNSYSERKNPAAVLEAFRRSGLAGRGAALVIKVHNTAGNPADFARLQAAAAALPGTVLITQTLTRAGIYELESACDCFVSLHRSEGFGLALAESMYLGKPVISTDWSATAEFINAANGCPVRADLVTLDRNHGPYAKGQTWAAPDVDHAAGWMNRLFSDRALAARLGTAARATIERDFSPAAIGARYRRRLEAIAGW, translated from the coding sequence ATGTCGCTCCGCCGCCGCCCCAAGTTCACCGGACTCTTCCACGACGACGTCGTGACCGATTCCTACTGGATCCGCGAAGAGGGCAAGCTGGCCCTGCCGCCGTTGGCCGGCGTCAAACAACTCGCCCTCTTCGGCGAGGTGCTCCCGCCCGATCCCGCCAACCCGACCTCGGCCGGCGAACTCGGCCTGAGCGTGCGCCTCGACGGCCGCGAGGTCGCCGCGGCCGCCCTGCCCCCCGGGCCGTTCCGTCTTACCGCAACGCTGCCCGCCAGCGACCGCTCGGACGGGCAAATTCTCGCGCTCAAGCTCACCGGCGTGGCGGGGAGCAACCTGCTCGCCTGGCTGGGCCGCGTCACCGGCCTTGGCGCCCTGCAGCCGTGGCGCGCCCAGGCCCGCAATCGCCGGTTGCGCCTCGCGCGCCTCGAGGCCGACGGCGAGGTGCTGTTCGACTTCGGCAACCGCGCGTCACCCTGGAACGCCGCCTTCGCGCGCCGCTTCCTGAAGCTCGGCCTGAACCTCACCGGCTGGTTCCGCGCCGACCTCGGTCTCGGCGAATCCGTCCGCTGCATGGCCCGCGCCGCCGAAGCGGACCGGCTGCCGCTCGCGCTCGTCGACTTGAAACTGCCGTGCAAGAATTCGCTTTCCGACGGCACCTTCACCGCGCAGCTGCAAGCGGCCAATCCGCATCCCGTGAATGTGTTTCACCTCGATCCGCCCGGCATGCGCGACCTCGACCACCACCACGGCGCCGGCTTCCGCCGCGGCAAATATAACATCGGCTACTGGGCCTGGGAGCTGCCGGAGTTTCCCGACGCGTGGATCCACTTCTCCGACTATTGCGACGAGGTGTGGGCGCCCTCGCGCTTCGCCGCCGAGGCGATCGCGCAAAAGGTGCCGGTGCCGGTGCTGACCATGCCGCACGCGATCACCTTCGCCCGGCCCGCCGGCGATTTTCGGGCCAAATACGACCTGCCCGTGGATCAGTTCCTGTTCCTCATCCTCTACGACCTGAACTCCTACTCGGAACGGAAGAATCCCGCCGCCGTGCTGGAGGCCTTCCGCCGCTCCGGCCTGGCCGGCCGCGGCGCCGCGCTCGTCATCAAGGTCCACAACACCGCCGGCAACCCCGCGGACTTTGCGCGCCTGCAGGCCGCGGCCGCAGCGCTGCCCGGCACCGTGCTCATCACACAGACCCTGACGCGCGCCGGGATCTACGAGCTCGAGTCGGCCTGCGACTGCTTCGTCTCGCTGCACCGCTCCGAGGGCTTCGGCCTCGCGCTGGCCGAGAGCATGTATCTCGGCAAGCCCGTCATCAGCACGGACTGGTCCGCCACCGCGGAGTTCATCAACGCCGCCAACGGCTGCCCGGTGCGGGCGGACCTGGTCACCCTCGACCGCAACCACGGACCCTACGCCAAGGGCCAGACCTGGGCGGCGCCCGATGTCGACCACGCGGCCGGGTGGATGAACCGCCTTTTTTCCGATCGTGCCCTTGCGGCCCGGCTCGGGACCGCGGCCCGCGCGACCATCGAGCGCGATTTTTCCCCGGCCGCGATCGGGGCCCGCTACCGCCGCCGGCTCGAGGCGATTGCCGGCTGGTGA
- the rfbA gene encoding glucose-1-phosphate thymidylyltransferase RfbA, producing MNRKGIILAGGSGTRLYPLTIAVSKQLMPVYDKPMVYYPLSVLMLAGIREVLIISTPTDLPNFKKLLGDGRNLGLKFSYAEQPSPDGLAQAFHIAGDTGFLKGEPSALVLGDNLFYGAEFVHSLAEASARTGGSTIFGYHVANPSDYGVVEFAQDGRVLSLEEKPKHPKSHYAVPGLYFYDADAVKLAKSLQPSARGELEITDLNRLYLEQGKLHVELFGRGTAWLDTGTHDSLIEAAQFVHVLENRTGLKIACIEEIAYKQGWIDRAGLEANIKQLGKSAYGQYLKRLLG from the coding sequence ATGAATCGCAAAGGAATTATTCTGGCCGGTGGATCGGGAACCCGCCTCTACCCGCTGACCATCGCCGTGAGCAAGCAGCTCATGCCGGTCTACGACAAGCCGATGGTCTATTACCCGCTGTCGGTGCTGATGCTCGCGGGCATCCGCGAGGTGCTCATCATCTCGACGCCAACCGACCTGCCGAATTTCAAGAAGCTCCTCGGCGACGGTCGCAACCTCGGTCTCAAGTTCAGCTATGCCGAGCAGCCCAGTCCCGACGGCCTGGCGCAGGCCTTCCACATCGCCGGCGACACGGGATTCCTCAAGGGCGAACCCTCGGCTCTTGTGCTCGGCGACAATCTTTTCTACGGCGCGGAGTTCGTGCACTCCCTCGCCGAGGCCTCCGCTCGCACCGGCGGCTCCACCATCTTCGGCTACCACGTCGCCAATCCCTCGGATTACGGCGTGGTCGAGTTCGCCCAAGACGGCCGCGTGCTCTCCCTCGAGGAAAAGCCGAAGCATCCGAAGTCCCACTACGCCGTGCCGGGCCTGTATTTCTACGACGCCGATGCCGTGAAGCTCGCCAAGAGCCTCCAGCCCTCCGCCCGCGGCGAGCTGGAGATCACCGACCTCAACCGCCTTTATCTCGAACAGGGCAAGCTGCACGTCGAGCTTTTCGGCCGCGGCACGGCCTGGCTCGACACCGGCACGCATGACTCGCTCATCGAGGCCGCCCAGTTTGTTCATGTGCTCGAGAACCGCACCGGCCTGAAGATCGCCTGCATCGAGGAGATCGCCTACAAGCAGGGCTGGATCGACCGCGCCGGCCTCGAGGCCAATATCAAACAGCTCGGCAAGTCCGCCTACGGCCAATACCTGAAGCGGCTGCTCGGTTAA
- a CDS encoding class I SAM-dependent methyltransferase — protein sequence MQPDEYRKMAEVEDTMWYYRALHRHVERSLTAVLPAGGARVLDAGCGTGGLLCRLHATRPEWVLTGLDLSPLAVGRARGRAGGEIVQGSIAALPFADAQFDAIVSCDVVCQVADPTQAVREIHRCLRPGGFVVLTMPAYQWMYSYHDREVGNLRRYSRGEVNTLLGDAGLAVRHNTYWNTLPFPLAVVRRKLLPPAAPASDVRLFPAPVEAGFNALMAVEHAWLGAGGRLPVGNSVLTVAQKSQQSGPHTP from the coding sequence GTGCAACCTGACGAATACCGCAAGATGGCCGAGGTGGAGGACACTATGTGGTATTACCGCGCCCTGCACCGGCACGTGGAGCGCAGCCTCACGGCCGTGCTGCCGGCCGGGGGCGCGCGGGTGCTCGACGCCGGCTGCGGCACGGGGGGCTTGCTGTGCCGGCTGCACGCGACCCGGCCGGAGTGGGTGCTCACCGGCTTGGATCTTTCCCCGCTGGCCGTCGGGCGGGCGCGCGGGCGCGCGGGCGGCGAGATCGTGCAGGGCTCAATCGCCGCGCTGCCGTTTGCCGACGCGCAGTTTGACGCGATCGTGTCCTGCGATGTGGTCTGCCAAGTGGCCGACCCGACGCAGGCCGTGCGCGAGATCCACCGGTGCCTCAGGCCCGGAGGATTCGTCGTGCTGACGATGCCGGCCTATCAATGGATGTATTCCTACCATGACCGGGAGGTCGGCAACCTGCGCCGCTATTCGCGCGGCGAGGTCAACACCCTGCTCGGTGACGCCGGCCTTGCCGTCCGACACAACACTTACTGGAACACGCTGCCGTTTCCCCTCGCGGTGGTGCGCCGGAAACTCCTGCCGCCGGCGGCCCCGGCCAGCGATGTCCGGCTGTTCCCGGCGCCGGTCGAGGCGGGGTTCAACGCACTGATGGCGGTCGAGCATGCCTGGCTCGGGGCGGGCGGTCGCCTGCCCGTCGGGAATTCGGTGCTGACTGTGGCGCAAAAATCCCAACAGTCCGGGCCGCACACCCCATGA
- a CDS encoding class I SAM-dependent methyltransferase gives MRLSRTKRHWDKFARTDPFWAVLTDAGKKGNQWRVDEFFQTGVDSVDAEIKGVLLHCPALRFGTALDFGCGVGRLSQALARHFTRITGIDISAEMLALARQYNRHGERVDYVLNTRDDLSQLADGTFDFVYSIITLQHMEPVYARRYIAEFVRVAAPGGVILFQVPAVSERSVPQPRPFTLWPDTLLKRLVRDLRNKFGADPVMEMHALPRAEVEAILTGAGATLIKSYRYDAAGDRLHSWGYLACKR, from the coding sequence ATGCGCCTGAGCCGGACCAAGAGGCATTGGGACAAGTTCGCCCGCACCGACCCGTTCTGGGCCGTGCTCACCGACGCGGGCAAGAAGGGCAACCAGTGGAGGGTCGACGAGTTTTTCCAGACCGGCGTGGACTCCGTGGACGCGGAGATCAAGGGCGTGCTGCTGCATTGCCCCGCCCTCCGCTTCGGCACCGCGCTCGACTTCGGCTGCGGGGTCGGCCGGCTCTCCCAGGCGCTGGCCCGGCACTTCACGCGGATCACGGGCATCGACATCTCGGCGGAGATGCTGGCGCTCGCCCGCCAATACAACCGGCACGGCGAACGCGTGGACTACGTCCTCAACACCCGGGACGACCTCAGCCAGCTCGCAGACGGAACCTTCGACTTCGTCTACAGCATCATCACCCTCCAGCACATGGAACCGGTTTACGCGCGCCGCTACATCGCGGAATTTGTGCGCGTCGCCGCCCCGGGCGGCGTGATCCTGTTCCAGGTTCCGGCCGTCAGCGAGCGCAGCGTCCCGCAGCCCCGGCCGTTCACTCTCTGGCCCGACACCCTGCTCAAGCGGCTGGTGCGCGACCTCCGGAATAAATTCGGCGCCGACCCGGTGATGGAGATGCACGCGTTGCCGCGGGCGGAGGTCGAGGCCATTCTCACCGGCGCCGGCGCGACGCTGATCAAGAGCTACCGTTACGACGCCGCGGGCGACCGGCTGCACAGCTGGGGCTATCTCGCCTGCAAGCGCTGA